The Vibrio sp. SNU_ST1 genome has a segment encoding these proteins:
- a CDS encoding LysR family transcriptional regulator: MELEDIYRRDLNLLVALKVLIEEGSVSQAALRLNLSQSATSRVLGRLRELLNDPLFTRQGQHLIPTKKALEISQRIDQPLESFRQLLSPSDFDPYYCSERFLIATTDYAMQTILPYALPKIYEQAPNISLEFAPLQHEHLFKQLSTERVDMAICRPSGSIAPLHQEVLGPVGVSCLLSKNHPLAERPLSLEDYVSLPHAMIAISDGVKALLDNALANQQPRKMVLRAYHLEAALAIVDRMPLVITVPADLAYLVAERYDLVVKPLPFEFMPFDYSLIWHSRCDSSASQQWLRRVVKEECGELIQKRIADVGLG; this comes from the coding sequence GTGGAATTAGAAGACATCTATCGTAGAGACCTGAATTTACTGGTCGCCTTAAAGGTATTGATTGAAGAGGGCAGTGTTAGCCAAGCCGCACTTCGTCTTAACTTAAGCCAATCGGCGACTAGCCGAGTATTAGGTCGCTTAAGAGAACTACTCAACGATCCCCTGTTTACACGCCAAGGTCAGCACCTTATTCCCACCAAGAAAGCACTCGAGATCAGCCAGCGAATTGATCAGCCTTTGGAGTCATTCCGCCAACTTCTTAGCCCTAGCGATTTCGACCCCTACTATTGCAGTGAGCGTTTTTTGATTGCGACTACTGACTACGCGATGCAAACCATTTTGCCGTATGCGTTACCTAAGATTTATGAGCAAGCACCTAATATCTCTTTGGAGTTTGCACCACTGCAGCATGAGCATTTGTTTAAGCAACTCAGCACCGAACGTGTCGATATGGCGATTTGTCGCCCGAGTGGCAGCATCGCACCACTTCATCAAGAAGTCTTGGGGCCAGTGGGCGTATCGTGCTTGTTATCTAAAAATCATCCCTTGGCTGAGCGACCGCTTAGCCTTGAGGATTATGTTTCTCTGCCCCATGCGATGATTGCGATCAGTGATGGTGTTAAGGCTTTACTCGATAACGCTTTAGCCAATCAACAACCACGAAAAATGGTGCTGCGTGCTTATCACCTTGAAGCTGCATTAGCGATTGTCGATAGAATGCCATTAGTGATTACTGTACCTGCTGATTTGGCTTATTTGGTGGCAGAGCGTTATGACTTAGTCGTCAAGCCTCTACCATTTGAGTTTATGCCGTTTGATTACTCACTGATCTGGCACTCGCGTTGCGATTCTTCTGCATCACAGCAATGGTTAAGAAGAGTGGTAAAAGAAGAGTGCGGTGAGCTGATTCAGAAGCGTATTGCGGATGTAGGTTTGGGTTAA
- a CDS encoding MDR family oxidoreductase, translating to MFKALVLNQEDKKTIASVSQIEESQLPEGNVKVDVSYSSLNYKDGLAITGKGRIVRNFPMVPGIDLSGVVSQSDDPRYKAGDEVVLTGWGVGEGHWGGMAEKASLNGDWLVPMPKGLDAKKVMAIGTAGFTAMLCVQAIVDAGIKPEDGEILVTGASGGVGSVSITLLNQLGYKVAAVTGRASANGELLKSLGATRIVERAELEEPAKPLEKQLWAGAIDTVGSKVLAKVLAQIDYNGAVAMCGLAGGFDLPTTVMPFILRNVRLQGVDSVMCPREKRIKAWEQLAELLPESFYAQATKEVSLDGAIQAAEDITNGQITGRVVIKL from the coding sequence ATGTTTAAAGCACTTGTACTAAACCAAGAAGACAAAAAAACTATCGCATCAGTTTCTCAAATTGAAGAGTCTCAATTACCAGAAGGTAACGTGAAGGTTGATGTGAGCTACTCTTCTTTAAACTACAAAGATGGTTTGGCGATAACAGGTAAAGGGCGCATTGTTCGCAACTTCCCTATGGTTCCTGGTATCGACCTTTCTGGTGTGGTTTCACAATCTGATGACCCTCGCTACAAAGCAGGCGACGAAGTTGTTCTGACTGGTTGGGGGGTTGGTGAGGGTCACTGGGGCGGCATGGCTGAGAAAGCAAGCCTAAACGGTGACTGGTTAGTGCCTATGCCTAAAGGTCTAGACGCGAAGAAAGTCATGGCGATCGGTACAGCTGGTTTCACAGCAATGCTTTGTGTGCAAGCAATCGTAGACGCAGGTATCAAACCAGAAGACGGTGAAATCCTAGTAACAGGTGCAAGTGGCGGCGTAGGCAGTGTGTCTATTACGCTACTAAACCAACTGGGCTATAAAGTGGCAGCAGTTACTGGCCGTGCTTCAGCAAATGGCGAACTTCTAAAATCACTAGGCGCGACACGCATTGTTGAACGTGCTGAACTCGAAGAACCAGCTAAACCACTAGAAAAACAACTATGGGCTGGTGCTATCGATACTGTAGGTAGCAAAGTACTTGCAAAAGTATTGGCGCAAATTGATTACAACGGTGCGGTTGCGATGTGTGGCCTAGCTGGCGGTTTTGACTTACCAACAACGGTAATGCCATTCATTTTGCGTAACGTTCGCCTACAAGGTGTGGACTCGGTAATGTGCCCTCGTGAGAAACGTATTAAAGCGTGGGAACAGCTGGCTGAACTATTACCAGAATCTTTCTACGCTCAAGCAACCAAAGAAGTGTCTTTAGATGGTGCAATTCAAGCCGCAGAAGACATCACTAACGGTCAAATCACTGGTCGCGTAGTTATTAAACTGTAA
- the fadA gene encoding acetyl-CoA C-acyltransferase FadA, which produces MNNVVVVDCLRTPMGRSKGGAFRHTRAEDLSAHLMKGILERNPEVNPVEIEDIYWGCVQQTLEQGFNVARNAALLAGLPIEIGAVTVNRLCGSSMQALHDAARSIMVGDAEICLIGGVEHMGHVPMNHGVDFHPGMSKHVAKAAGMMGLTAEMLGKMHGISREDQDAFAARSHARAQAATVEGRFKNEILPTEAHAADGSLFTLDYDEVIRPETTVEGLSQLRPVFDPANGTVTAGTSSALSDGASAMLIMSEDKANALGLKIRARVKSMAIAGCDPSIMGYGPVPATQKALKRAGLNIEDMGVIELNEAFAAQSLPCAKDLGLLDVVDEKVNLNGGAIALGHPLGCSGSRISTTLINLMEAQDVKYGLATMCIGLGQGIATVFERP; this is translated from the coding sequence ATGAATAATGTAGTTGTTGTTGATTGCCTTCGTACCCCAATGGGACGTTCCAAAGGTGGAGCTTTCCGTCACACTCGTGCTGAAGATTTATCGGCACATTTGATGAAAGGCATTTTAGAGCGCAACCCAGAAGTAAACCCTGTCGAAATTGAAGACATTTACTGGGGTTGTGTACAACAAACGCTAGAGCAAGGCTTCAACGTGGCTCGTAACGCCGCTTTGCTTGCTGGTCTACCAATTGAAATTGGTGCGGTAACGGTGAACCGTTTATGTGGTTCATCTATGCAAGCTTTGCATGATGCTGCTCGTTCAATCATGGTTGGAGATGCGGAAATCTGCTTGATCGGTGGTGTTGAACACATGGGTCATGTACCAATGAACCATGGTGTCGATTTCCACCCAGGCATGTCTAAGCACGTAGCAAAAGCAGCAGGTATGATGGGCCTAACGGCTGAGATGCTTGGCAAGATGCATGGCATCAGCCGTGAAGATCAAGATGCCTTCGCCGCTCGTTCACACGCTAGAGCACAAGCAGCAACGGTAGAAGGTCGTTTCAAAAACGAAATTCTACCAACAGAAGCTCACGCGGCAGACGGGTCACTGTTTACTCTGGATTACGATGAAGTCATTCGCCCAGAAACAACGGTTGAGGGTCTATCTCAGCTGCGTCCTGTATTCGACCCAGCAAACGGAACGGTAACAGCAGGTACTTCATCAGCATTGTCTGATGGTGCATCGGCAATGCTTATCATGAGTGAAGATAAAGCCAACGCGCTTGGCCTTAAGATTCGTGCTCGCGTAAAGTCTATGGCTATCGCAGGCTGCGACCCTTCAATCATGGGTTACGGTCCAGTACCGGCGACTCAAAAAGCGTTAAAACGTGCAGGTCTGAACATTGAAGATATGGGCGTTATTGAACTCAACGAAGCGTTCGCTGCTCAATCTCTTCCATGTGCTAAAGATCTAGGTCTACTGGATGTTGTCGACGAGAAAGTAAACCTTAACGGCGGTGCGATTGCACTCGGTCACCCATTGGGTTGTTCTGGCTCTCGTATCTCGACAACCCTAATCAACCTGATGGAAGCACAAGACGTAAAATATGGCTTAGCGACTATGTGTATTGGTTTAGGCCAAGGTATTGCAACGGTATTTGAACGCCCATAG
- the fadB gene encoding fatty acid oxidation complex subunit alpha FadB, with amino-acid sequence MIYQANTLQVKELQDGIAELSFCAPASVNKLDLATLESLDKALDALNAHAGLRGLILTSNKDAFIVGADITEFLGLFAKPEAELDEWLRFANSIFSKLEDLPVPTLSMMRGHALGGGCECVLATDFRIGDKTTSIGLPETKLGIMPGFGGCVRLPRVIGADSAMEIITQGKACRADEALKVGLLDAIVETDQLLESAINTVSLAANEKLDWQLRRKQKTSALSLSKLEAMMSFTMAKGLVAQKAGPHYPAPITSVIAIEEAARSDRDAALDIERKHFVKLAKSEEAKALVGLFLNDQYIKGLAKQAGKSANKATERAAVLGAGIMGGGIAYQSALKGVPVMMKDIAQASLELGMNEASKLLNKRLSRGRLDGFKMAGILSSITPSLHYAGVEQSDVIVEAVVENPKVKAAVLSEVEGLVGEDTVLTSNTSTIPINLLAKSLKRPENFCGMHFFNPVHRMPLVEIIRGEHTSEETINRVVAYAAKMGKSPIVVNDCPGFFVNRVLFPYFGGFSMLLRDGADFTKIDRVMERKFGWPMGPAYLLDVVGLDTAHHAQTVMAQGFPERMGKEGRDAIDALYVAEKYGQKNGSGFYTYSVDKRGRPKKAFSEDILPILADVCQQPQDFDDQTIIQRVMIPMINEVVLCLEEGIIATPQEADMALVYGLGFPPFRGGVFRYLDSVGIGNFVEMAKSYQNLGAMYQVPQLLLDMAAKGESFYEGQQASSL; translated from the coding sequence ATGATTTACCAAGCTAACACCTTACAGGTAAAGGAATTACAAGATGGTATTGCAGAACTTAGCTTCTGTGCGCCGGCCTCTGTAAACAAACTCGACCTTGCTACTTTAGAATCACTAGATAAAGCGTTAGATGCTCTTAATGCTCACGCTGGATTACGTGGTTTAATCTTAACTTCAAACAAAGACGCGTTCATCGTAGGCGCAGATATCACTGAATTTCTTGGCCTATTTGCTAAGCCAGAAGCAGAACTTGATGAATGGTTAAGATTCGCTAATTCAATCTTCAGCAAGCTCGAAGACCTTCCTGTCCCAACTCTTTCAATGATGCGTGGCCATGCCCTTGGCGGCGGCTGTGAATGTGTACTCGCCACCGATTTCCGTATCGGTGACAAGACCACCAGCATAGGTCTACCAGAAACCAAACTTGGCATCATGCCTGGTTTTGGTGGTTGTGTGCGCCTACCTCGTGTTATCGGTGCTGACAGCGCGATGGAAATTATCACGCAAGGCAAAGCATGCCGTGCAGATGAAGCGCTTAAAGTTGGCTTGTTAGATGCGATTGTTGAAACAGACCAGCTACTAGAATCAGCGATCAACACTGTTTCTTTGGCAGCCAATGAGAAGCTCGATTGGCAGCTGCGCCGTAAACAAAAAACATCAGCGCTTTCACTAAGCAAACTGGAAGCGATGATGAGCTTTACCATGGCGAAAGGCTTAGTCGCTCAAAAAGCAGGGCCTCACTACCCAGCGCCGATTACTTCGGTGATTGCAATTGAAGAAGCAGCACGTAGCGATCGCGATGCAGCACTCGACATCGAACGTAAGCACTTCGTCAAGCTGGCGAAATCAGAAGAAGCAAAAGCATTAGTCGGCCTATTCCTTAATGACCAGTACATCAAAGGTCTAGCGAAACAAGCGGGTAAATCAGCAAACAAAGCAACTGAACGTGCAGCCGTACTTGGCGCAGGTATCATGGGCGGCGGTATTGCTTACCAGTCAGCATTAAAGGGCGTACCAGTGATGATGAAAGACATCGCACAGGCATCTCTTGAACTTGGTATGAACGAGGCCTCTAAGCTGTTAAATAAACGCTTATCACGCGGTCGCCTAGATGGATTCAAAATGGCAGGCATTCTGTCTTCTATTACTCCAAGCCTGCATTATGCAGGTGTTGAGCAATCAGATGTGATTGTGGAAGCGGTTGTAGAGAACCCTAAAGTAAAAGCAGCGGTACTGAGCGAAGTGGAAGGTTTGGTTGGTGAAGACACGGTTCTTACATCAAACACCTCAACGATTCCAATCAACCTGTTAGCGAAATCTTTGAAGCGCCCAGAAAACTTCTGTGGCATGCACTTCTTTAACCCAGTACACCGCATGCCTTTGGTTGAGATCATCCGTGGTGAGCACACTTCTGAAGAAACGATCAATCGCGTGGTTGCTTACGCAGCGAAGATGGGTAAATCCCCTATCGTTGTTAACGACTGCCCAGGCTTCTTCGTTAACCGTGTACTTTTCCCTTACTTTGGTGGTTTCAGCATGTTGCTACGTGACGGCGCTGACTTCACTAAGATCGATAGAGTCATGGAGCGTAAGTTCGGTTGGCCAATGGGTCCTGCGTACTTGCTAGACGTTGTTGGCCTAGACACAGCACACCATGCACAAACAGTAATGGCGCAAGGTTTCCCTGAGCGTATGGGTAAAGAAGGTCGTGATGCGATTGACGCACTTTACGTCGCTGAAAAATACGGCCAGAAGAACGGCAGCGGTTTCTACACGTATAGCGTAGACAAACGCGGTCGTCCGAAGAAAGCCTTCTCTGAAGACATTCTTCCTATCTTGGCTGACGTATGCCAACAGCCACAAGACTTTGATGACCAGACAATTATCCAACGTGTGATGATTCCTATGATCAACGAAGTGGTGCTTTGTTTAGAAGAAGGCATTATCGCGACACCGCAAGAAGCGGATATGGCACTGGTTTACGGTTTAGGCTTCCCTCCATTCAGAGGCGGCGTATTCCGCTACTTAGACAGTGTGGGTATTGGTAACTTCGTTGAAATGGCGAAGAGCTACCAAAACTTAGGTGCAATGTACCAAGTTCCTCAACTATTGCTTGATATGGCAGCGAAAGGCGAAAGCTTTTACGAAGGCCAACAAGCCAGTTCTCTGTAA
- a CDS encoding YigZ family protein, with protein MNEQPYLIPSASALFEEEIKKSVFITHLAHTPSVEAAKQFVEQVKKEHSSARHNCWGFAAGRPEDSMKWGFSDDGEPSGTAGKPILAQLSGSGIGELTAVVTRYSGGIKLGTGGLVKAYGGGVQQALKLLQTIEKKITTKLRLELDYGFVPIAQSIMAQHQAVEVQADYGVQVELIIEIELLQVDSFTQTMINKSGAKALVTKVKDN; from the coding sequence ATGAATGAACAGCCCTATTTAATACCGTCAGCGTCGGCTCTGTTTGAAGAAGAGATAAAGAAGAGCGTCTTCATTACTCATCTTGCTCATACTCCAAGTGTAGAAGCTGCTAAACAGTTCGTAGAACAGGTAAAAAAAGAGCATTCATCAGCACGACATAATTGTTGGGGCTTTGCGGCAGGGCGACCTGAAGACTCAATGAAATGGGGCTTTAGTGACGATGGAGAGCCATCTGGTACTGCGGGTAAGCCTATTTTGGCGCAACTGTCTGGTTCTGGTATCGGTGAACTGACTGCCGTTGTTACTCGTTATTCTGGCGGAATCAAGCTTGGAACGGGTGGCCTAGTAAAGGCGTATGGTGGAGGAGTGCAACAAGCTCTCAAGCTGCTTCAAACTATCGAGAAAAAAATAACCACAAAATTACGGCTAGAGTTAGACTATGGCTTTGTGCCAATCGCGCAATCCATTATGGCTCAGCATCAGGCTGTTGAAGTCCAAGCTGATTATGGTGTTCAAGTTGAGCTTATTATTGAAATAGAGCTCCTTCAGGTAGATTCGTTTACCCAAACCATGATCAATAAAAGCGGTGCCAAGGCACTGGTAACGAAAGTCAAAGACAACTAG
- a CDS encoding TrkH family potassium uptake protein: protein MQFRSIIRIVGLLLALFSVSMLAPALVALIYRDGAGVPFVTTFFVLLFCGATCWFPNRRYKHELKARDGFLIVVLFWTVIGSAGALPFLIADNPSVSVTDAFFESFSALTTTGATVIVGLDDLPKAILFYRQFLQWFGGMGIIVLAVAILPVLGIGGMQLYRAEIPGPVKDSKMTPRIAETAKALWYIYLSLTIACAVAFWLAGMSFFDAISHSFSTIAIGGFSTHDASMGYFNSPAINMITVVFLLISACNFSLHFAAFASGGVHPKYYWKDPEFRAFIFIQALLFLVCFLLLLNHHSYDSYYDAFDQALFQTVSISTTAGFTTTGFSEWPLFLPVLLLFSSFIGGCAGSTGGGMKVIRILLLTLQGAREMKRLVHPRAVYTIKVGGSALPQRVVDAVWGFFSAYALVFVVCMLALIATGMDELSAFSAVAATLNNLGPGLGEVAMHFGDVNDKAKWVLIVSMLFGRLEIFTLLILLTPTFWRS from the coding sequence ATGCAATTTCGCTCAATTATTCGAATCGTCGGATTACTATTAGCACTTTTTAGTGTATCAATGCTCGCACCTGCGCTCGTCGCACTGATCTATAGAGATGGTGCGGGTGTACCATTTGTGACGACTTTCTTCGTTCTATTATTTTGTGGAGCAACTTGCTGGTTTCCAAACCGACGCTATAAACATGAATTGAAGGCGCGAGATGGCTTTCTCATTGTGGTGTTGTTCTGGACGGTAATCGGTAGTGCAGGTGCTTTACCGTTTTTGATAGCCGATAACCCGAGCGTTTCGGTAACTGATGCTTTCTTTGAATCCTTTTCTGCATTAACGACCACGGGTGCAACCGTAATTGTTGGCCTCGATGACCTACCTAAAGCAATTCTATTTTACCGCCAATTCCTGCAATGGTTTGGTGGTATGGGTATCATCGTATTGGCGGTAGCCATCCTTCCCGTTCTGGGTATCGGTGGTATGCAGCTATATCGTGCTGAAATCCCAGGTCCTGTAAAAGACAGTAAGATGACACCGCGTATTGCTGAAACGGCAAAAGCTCTGTGGTACATCTATCTCAGCTTAACGATTGCTTGTGCGGTGGCGTTTTGGCTGGCAGGCATGAGCTTCTTTGATGCAATCAGTCATAGTTTCTCTACCATTGCTATTGGTGGTTTCTCGACACATGATGCCAGCATGGGGTATTTTAACAGCCCTGCTATAAACATGATTACCGTTGTATTCCTTCTTATATCTGCTTGTAACTTCTCTCTTCACTTTGCCGCGTTTGCGTCTGGTGGTGTGCATCCCAAGTACTATTGGAAGGATCCTGAGTTTCGTGCCTTTATCTTTATTCAAGCGCTACTGTTTTTAGTCTGCTTCTTATTACTGCTTAACCATCATTCTTACGACTCTTATTACGATGCCTTCGATCAAGCATTGTTCCAAACTGTTTCTATCTCGACGACCGCAGGATTCACTACTACTGGTTTTTCCGAGTGGCCGCTGTTCTTACCCGTTTTGCTTCTGTTCTCTTCCTTTATAGGTGGTTGTGCCGGTTCAACTGGTGGCGGTATGAAAGTTATCCGAATATTACTACTTACGCTGCAAGGTGCTCGTGAAATGAAGCGTCTTGTCCACCCGCGTGCTGTTTATACCATCAAGGTTGGCGGATCTGCGTTACCACAGCGTGTTGTGGATGCGGTTTGGGGCTTCTTCTCTGCATACGCCTTGGTTTTTGTGGTTTGTATGTTGGCTCTGATTGCAACTGGTATGGATGAGCTAAGTGCTTTCTCTGCTGTAGCGGCAACATTGAATAACCTTGGCCCTGGCTTAGGTGAAGTGGCAATGCACTTCGGCGATGTGAATGACAAGGCTAAGTGGGTGTTGATCGTATCTATGCTGTTTGGTCGTTTAGAGATATTCACCTTATTAATTTTATTGACCCCTACGTTTTGGCGTAGCTAA
- the hemG gene encoding menaquinone-dependent protoporphyrinogen IX dehydrogenase: MAKALFLYSSREGQTKKILNYIKEEMNEFECELQDLHTISNVDFAQYDRVLIGASIRYGHLNKKLYQFIDANLAQLQSNKVAFFCVNLTARKEDQGKDTPEGSAYIKKFLLKSSWQPTLIGVFAGALYYPRYNWFDKTMIRFIMNMTGGETDTTKEVEYTNWEKVSLFSKKLQEM, from the coding sequence GTGGCAAAAGCTCTATTTTTGTATTCAAGCCGTGAAGGGCAGACCAAGAAGATCTTGAACTATATAAAAGAAGAAATGAATGAGTTCGAATGTGAGCTTCAAGATCTGCACACTATTAGTAATGTCGACTTTGCTCAATATGACAGAGTGTTGATTGGCGCATCTATTCGCTATGGCCACCTCAATAAGAAGCTATACCAGTTTATTGATGCCAATCTTGCTCAGCTGCAATCAAACAAGGTCGCTTTCTTTTGCGTTAACTTAACCGCTCGTAAAGAAGACCAAGGCAAAGACACCCCTGAAGGTAGTGCCTATATTAAGAAGTTTCTTCTTAAGTCATCATGGCAGCCGACTTTGATCGGTGTATTCGCGGGTGCCCTCTATTACCCGCGTTATAATTGGTTCGATAAAACCATGATTCGCTTCATTATGAATATGACAGGTGGAGAAACGGATACAACCAAGGAAGTTGAGTACACAAACTGGGAAAAAGTCTCTTTATTCTCTAAGAAACTGCAAGAGATGTAA
- the ilvY gene encoding HTH-type transcriptional activator IlvY, translating to MNIKSLQLFIHLCDSKSFSKTAAAMHVSPSALSRQVQKLEEETGQELLIRDNRSVDLTPAGKHLLPVALSIVGEWQQYNLHLKGGEQELKGEIRIFCSVTASYSHLPELITEFRAIHPYIEFKLSTGDPAQSIDKILNDEADIAISAKPDILPSRLEFETISDIPLSVIIPSGVSSFSQQLQSDKPNWNEVPFIIPEAGTARERANAWFKKMKIKPNIYAQVSGHEAIVSMVALGCGVGIAPDVVINNSPVRDKVDRLKIEPIKPFELGVCCKRAQLDNPLIRAFWQVAEGKYLTD from the coding sequence ATGAACATAAAATCTCTACAACTATTTATACATTTATGTGATAGCAAGAGTTTCAGCAAAACCGCTGCTGCTATGCACGTTAGCCCTTCAGCGCTGAGCCGTCAGGTACAAAAACTTGAAGAGGAAACAGGACAAGAACTGCTTATCAGGGACAACCGAAGCGTTGACCTTACACCAGCGGGGAAGCACCTGTTGCCTGTGGCATTGAGCATTGTTGGGGAGTGGCAGCAATATAACCTTCACTTGAAAGGTGGAGAACAGGAGTTGAAAGGTGAAATCCGTATATTTTGCTCCGTGACCGCAAGCTACAGCCACTTACCAGAACTGATTACTGAATTCAGAGCCATTCATCCGTATATCGAATTCAAGCTCTCTACGGGCGACCCTGCTCAATCTATAGACAAGATCTTAAATGATGAAGCGGATATTGCTATTTCAGCGAAGCCAGACATCCTTCCCTCAAGATTAGAATTCGAAACGATTAGCGATATCCCACTATCCGTCATCATTCCATCAGGTGTGAGTAGCTTTAGTCAGCAACTTCAGTCCGACAAGCCAAACTGGAATGAAGTGCCTTTTATCATCCCAGAAGCGGGGACAGCGCGTGAACGTGCCAATGCATGGTTTAAGAAGATGAAGATTAAACCCAACATTTATGCTCAAGTATCAGGTCATGAGGCAATCGTAAGCATGGTGGCTCTAGGGTGTGGAGTTGGTATTGCCCCTGACGTCGTCATCAACAACAGTCCTGTACGAGACAAAGTGGACCGCTTAAAGATAGAGCCAATCAAACCCTTTGAATTGGGTGTTTGCTGCAAGCGAGCACAGTTAGATAACCCTCTAATTCGAGCGTTCTGGCAAGTTGCAGAAGGGAAGTATTTAACGGACTAA
- the ilvC gene encoding ketol-acid reductoisomerase encodes MANYFNTLNLREQLDQLGRCRFMDREEFTTEAEYLEGKKIVIVGCGAQGLNQGLNMRDSGLDVSYALRQAAIDEKRQSFKNADENGFVVGSYETLIPQADLVINLTPDKQHTNVVETVMPLMKEGAALGYSHGFNVVEEGMQLRSDLTVVMVAPKCPGSEVREEYKRGFGVPTLIAVHPENDPKGEGWDIAKAWAAGTGGHRAGCLESSFVAEVKSDLMGEQTILCGMLQAGSIVSYEKMIADGIEPGYAGKLLQYGWETITEALKFGGVTHMMDRLSNPAKVKAFELSEELKDLMRPLYNKHMDDIISGHFSSTMMADWANDDVNLLGWREETGETAFENYPASDVEISEQEYFDNGILMVAMVRAGVELAFEAMTASGIIDESAYYESLHELPLIANTVARKRLYEMNVVISDTAEYGNYLFANVATPLLREKFMPSVATDVIGRGLGETSNQVDNAKLIEVNEAIRNHPVEYIGEELRSYMSDMKRIAVGG; translated from the coding sequence ATGGCTAACTATTTCAATACATTAAACCTTCGTGAGCAACTAGACCAATTAGGTCGCTGCCGTTTCATGGATCGTGAAGAATTTACGACTGAAGCTGAATACCTTGAAGGTAAGAAGATCGTCATTGTTGGCTGTGGTGCTCAAGGCCTAAACCAAGGTCTAAACATGCGTGATTCTGGTCTAGACGTATCTTACGCTCTACGCCAAGCAGCTATTGATGAAAAGCGTCAATCATTCAAAAACGCTGATGAAAACGGCTTTGTTGTAGGTAGCTACGAAACGCTAATCCCTCAAGCAGATCTAGTTATCAACCTTACTCCTGATAAGCAACACACTAATGTTGTTGAGACAGTAATGCCTCTAATGAAAGAAGGCGCTGCTCTTGGTTACTCTCACGGCTTTAACGTTGTTGAAGAAGGTATGCAATTACGCTCAGATCTTACGGTTGTTATGGTTGCACCTAAGTGTCCAGGTTCTGAAGTACGTGAAGAGTACAAGCGTGGCTTCGGTGTACCAACACTGATCGCTGTTCACCCTGAAAATGACCCTAAAGGCGAAGGTTGGGATATCGCTAAAGCTTGGGCTGCTGGTACTGGCGGTCACCGTGCTGGTTGCCTAGAGTCTTCTTTCGTAGCTGAAGTTAAATCTGACCTTATGGGTGAGCAAACTATCCTTTGTGGCATGCTACAAGCTGGTTCTATCGTATCTTACGAGAAGATGATTGCTGATGGCATCGAACCAGGCTACGCAGGCAAGCTTCTACAATACGGTTGGGAAACGATCACTGAAGCACTTAAGTTTGGTGGTGTAACTCACATGATGGATCGTCTATCTAACCCAGCTAAAGTTAAAGCGTTTGAGCTTTCTGAAGAGCTTAAAGACCTAATGCGTCCGCTTTACAACAAGCACATGGATGACATCATCTCTGGTCACTTCTCTAGCACAATGATGGCTGACTGGGCGAACGATGACGTGAACCTACTAGGCTGGCGTGAAGAGACAGGCGAAACAGCATTCGAAAACTACCCAGCTTCTGACGTAGAAATCTCAGAGCAAGAGTACTTCGATAACGGTATCCTTATGGTTGCTATGGTTCGTGCGGGTGTTGAGCTAGCATTCGAAGCAATGACAGCATCTGGCATCATCGATGAGTCGGCTTACTACGAATCTCTACATGAGCTTCCACTAATCGCAAACACAGTTGCTCGTAAGCGTCTTTACGAAATGAACGTTGTAATCTCTGATACTGCTGAGTACGGTAACTACCTATTCGCTAACGTAGCAACACCGCTACTACGTGAGAAGTTCATGCCTTCAGTTGCAACAGACGTAATCGGCCGTGGTCTAGGTGAAACATCTAACCAAGTTGATAACGCTAAGCTAATTGAAGTAAACGAAGCTATCCGTAACCACCCTGTCGAGTACATCGGTGAAGAGCTACGTAGCTACATGAGCGACATGAAGCGTATCGCTGTAGGCGGTTAA
- a CDS encoding accessory factor UbiK family protein yields the protein MFDPKKLEQIAKQIHDSMPQPVKELGSDVDQKVRQVIQGQLNKLDVVSREEFDVQTQVLLRTRQKLTEMEQKLADLEAKITDK from the coding sequence ATGTTTGATCCAAAAAAACTAGAGCAGATTGCTAAGCAGATCCACGATTCTATGCCTCAACCAGTAAAAGAGCTTGGTTCAGACGTAGATCAAAAAGTTCGTCAGGTTATCCAAGGCCAACTGAACAAGCTAGACGTTGTAAGCCGTGAAGAGTTTGATGTTCAAACACAAGTACTACTGCGCACTCGCCAAAAGCTGACTGAAATGGAACAAAAGCTAGCGGACTTAGAAGCGAAGATTACCGACAAATAA